The following are from one region of the Escherichia sp. E4742 genome:
- a CDS encoding TIGR03757 family integrating conjugative element protein, translated as MRPSKFLILLLAVAAQAPAATVVYTDSHHPPLNTVNTASDQVVYLDAPDTVQRQLFGELPADPVQAEQVAKTIIHSPDWQQKQQQITLAYQGVLQAYSLKLEKYPAVVFDNSYVVYGTADVAVAQASLTKFREAQ; from the coding sequence ATGAGACCTTCTAAGTTCCTGATTTTGTTGCTGGCCGTTGCTGCTCAGGCACCGGCAGCAACCGTTGTTTACACCGACAGCCACCATCCCCCATTAAATACTGTAAATACTGCCAGCGACCAGGTGGTTTACCTGGATGCGCCGGATACCGTTCAGCGGCAGCTGTTTGGTGAGTTGCCTGCTGATCCAGTGCAGGCAGAACAGGTTGCAAAAACCATCATCCATTCACCAGACTGGCAGCAAAAACAACAGCAAATAACACTGGCATATCAGGGCGTTTTACAGGCGTACAGTCTTAAACTGGAGAAATACCCTGCCGTGGTATTTGACAACAGCTATGTAGTTTATGGAACGGCAGATGTGGCGGTAGCTCAGGCAAGTCTTACTAAGTTCAGGGAGGCACAATGA
- a CDS encoding TIGR03756 family integrating conjugative element protein, giving the protein MSLSRIRQNRLVLALIVGWATQPFTVGAVTSAITSAQIIASALSPQCMEYKVVGICYWLFCTPVGCTVKTSVKVHHFIPNAVVSSYNEAGGNPWVEVAFMGPVLPGIADGGGANEQKRSRRKDNLHFKNADAIGHPALASPAFNNFTGQMGYTCASSATPMMPYLLSTLDAVVWRSGLPESFFPEAITPGLREIGSTVAGSMWGNVYPRSGFVTQTNDYKAAAVVAQRAADIITRVGQLHVYQPMVDMPKPGYWPPFPVLENTGMRNHKWQRLTPMPSMTCAVFPDITEITNINPLSLDGNYAWALWQPYSCCKQMGQTFLYSTGAAI; this is encoded by the coding sequence ATGAGTTTAAGTCGAATTCGTCAAAACCGGCTGGTTCTTGCACTGATTGTCGGATGGGCAACACAACCTTTTACTGTTGGAGCTGTGACTTCTGCAATCACCTCTGCGCAAATCATCGCCAGTGCACTATCACCTCAATGCATGGAGTATAAAGTCGTTGGCATTTGCTATTGGTTATTCTGTACTCCCGTAGGCTGTACGGTAAAAACATCGGTAAAAGTGCACCACTTTATTCCTAATGCGGTAGTTTCCAGCTACAACGAGGCCGGTGGAAATCCCTGGGTAGAAGTTGCATTTATGGGACCAGTGCTTCCTGGCATTGCCGACGGTGGTGGTGCGAATGAACAAAAACGCTCCAGACGCAAAGACAACTTGCATTTCAAGAATGCCGATGCGATCGGCCATCCTGCGTTAGCATCTCCAGCATTTAATAACTTCACGGGGCAAATGGGGTACACCTGCGCAAGTTCTGCCACACCGATGATGCCGTACCTCCTGAGTACTCTGGATGCTGTGGTATGGCGGTCCGGGCTTCCAGAATCATTTTTCCCGGAAGCTATTACACCGGGATTGCGTGAAATAGGTTCAACCGTTGCCGGGAGCATGTGGGGGAATGTTTATCCGCGTAGTGGGTTTGTGACACAGACAAATGACTATAAAGCGGCTGCGGTCGTAGCACAGCGGGCGGCAGATATTATTACCCGTGTTGGTCAGTTGCATGTATATCAACCGATGGTGGATATGCCTAAACCGGGTTACTGGCCTCCATTTCCGGTCCTGGAGAATACGGGGATGCGTAACCACAAATGGCAGCGTTTGACTCCGATGCCATCTATGACCTGCGCCGTATTTCCTGACATCACAGAGATTACCAATATAAATCCACTTTCACTGGACGGTAATTATGCTTGGGCGCTATGGCAACCTTACAGTTGTTGTAAGCAAATGGGGCAAACCTTTCTCTACAGCACCGGCGCAGCTATTTAA
- a CDS encoding integrating conjugative element protein, giving the protein MNKHFILSGILLANITLSTPVQAVFDLDNEFINQDNSKGIKGAVNDNLFYTIGGGTVISQPPSNNNMEKISMGINWDSDFMCGNFDVTTTVKNQLNGVTNGFKDMMGTVITGATGAVASLPAMVLQRANPGLYELLSNGILQATVAFDKAQLNCQNMATKMTDFAYSSKWTQASIGEEFKKIVSITPDAVAADNQLKTTTGKEGVKWIGGQKRGGSGQKAIRPTHDMAKAGFNILNKQPVTSSGGVSGSACNGSLCKKYKTSDEAAEAVVKVLGDRAIRTCTEASECSSGGVENEAGASTAGVGFSPMLEETTKENTETLAKLVNGNLAPNASNLAKLKSGDLTVTRGVIQALKDDPDNAALVQRLASELAMADTISTALGMRRMLMAGQAEPNAADQTMALTESDRRLEFLDREVQALKNEMEIRKAISNNTLLVALSRQESREADNGLRQSAHQNDDAIQNLNKKVEE; this is encoded by the coding sequence ATGAACAAACATTTTATTTTGAGCGGTATTTTATTGGCAAATATTACCCTGAGTACTCCAGTACAGGCTGTATTTGATCTGGACAATGAATTTATTAATCAAGATAACAGTAAGGGAATAAAAGGAGCAGTTAATGATAATTTATTTTATACAATTGGTGGCGGGACGGTAATATCGCAGCCGCCCAGCAATAACAATATGGAAAAAATCAGTATGGGCATCAACTGGGACAGCGACTTTATGTGCGGTAATTTTGATGTAACGACCACAGTTAAAAATCAGCTGAATGGTGTGACGAATGGCTTCAAAGATATGATGGGAACGGTAATTACAGGTGCTACCGGAGCTGTTGCTAGTTTGCCCGCTATGGTTTTACAAAGAGCGAATCCAGGTTTATATGAATTACTGTCCAATGGTATTTTACAGGCAACCGTTGCTTTCGATAAAGCACAGTTGAATTGCCAAAACATGGCAACAAAAATGACTGACTTTGCTTACTCAAGCAAATGGACACAGGCGTCTATTGGTGAAGAATTCAAAAAAATAGTCTCTATAACTCCGGACGCGGTAGCGGCTGATAATCAATTAAAAACCACTACTGGTAAAGAAGGTGTGAAATGGATCGGGGGGCAGAAACGTGGTGGCAGTGGGCAAAAAGCGATAAGGCCGACGCATGACATGGCAAAAGCTGGATTCAATATTCTAAATAAGCAACCAGTAACCAGTAGTGGGGGGGTAAGTGGATCTGCTTGTAATGGATCTCTGTGCAAAAAATATAAAACCAGTGATGAGGCGGCAGAAGCAGTCGTGAAAGTGCTGGGTGACCGGGCTATTCGAACATGTACAGAAGCCAGTGAGTGCAGTAGTGGTGGTGTAGAAAACGAAGCGGGAGCATCAACTGCTGGCGTTGGTTTTTCTCCGATGCTGGAGGAAACCACAAAAGAAAATACGGAAACGCTAGCGAAGCTGGTAAACGGGAACTTGGCTCCAAATGCCTCCAACCTAGCAAAACTTAAATCAGGTGATTTGACCGTTACCCGAGGTGTGATTCAGGCACTGAAAGATGACCCGGATAACGCTGCATTAGTACAACGACTTGCCAGCGAACTGGCTATGGCCGATACGATTTCTACTGCTCTGGGAATGCGCCGTATGTTGATGGCAGGCCAGGCTGAACCAAACGCGGCGGATCAAACAATGGCACTCACCGAGTCTGATCGTCGCCTTGAGTTTCTGGATCGCGAAGTTCAGGCGCTGAAGAATGAGATGGAGATACGAAAGGCAATCAGCAATAACACATTGCTTGTTGCCCTAAGCCGCCAGGAAAGTCGCGAGGCGGACAATGGGTTACGCCAGTCTGCACATCAGAATGACGATGCCATACAGAATCTTAATAAAAAGGTGGAGGAATGA
- a CDS encoding conjugal transfer protein TraG N-terminal domain-containing protein, with protein sequence MTADSYLEMVLVLMGWLINNALWTIITTTGIFAIPLAFKIAGVWLKVREEGDDEGNKGALALPRMEHVIYVAFVVIMFCAMPIQDVDISTMKFDRTRSSQCGVNVPKPDESGYGPLIAELNGQTAKIPAWWYLVHSLSKGITHAAIASIPCGNDFRTLRFEVQHTKLIDPVIRQEVQDFARQCYAKAYYKLKNSNPKLTAVTVDSVGWIGSSYFLNTGGYYDYYTSTVPLSAWPYNEGRDSGYPDVGRGGYPTCKDWWSASGKGLKSRLLDSFDKRTVNMMKAKSPNNWEESLLRWLVSPQNIHMSGSGDTYMIGNQQGHGTGIDTGIKEFLSGLGAFSAQATQLPAFDALRQALPMVHAILLMAIVICIPLVMLFGAYDPKVVVTITFAMFAIIFVPFWWELGGWLDDKLIQLLYASYKGYTNNFNNWIASIGSDGWIMNLVLGAMYVVLPMFWFGAVSWSGVNIGQALSSAVDKASQGSQQAGAKGPGVAGEVVKTVATKGASKAKK encoded by the coding sequence ATGACAGCTGATAGCTACCTTGAAATGGTGCTGGTTCTGATGGGCTGGCTGATCAATAACGCGCTGTGGACGATTATTACCACCACCGGGATTTTTGCCATCCCGTTGGCATTCAAAATAGCGGGCGTCTGGCTGAAGGTTAGGGAAGAGGGGGACGACGAAGGTAACAAAGGGGCGCTGGCATTACCGCGTATGGAGCATGTCATTTATGTCGCCTTTGTGGTGATCATGTTTTGTGCGATGCCGATACAGGACGTTGATATCTCGACGATGAAGTTTGATCGCACTCGTTCTTCACAGTGCGGCGTGAACGTGCCTAAACCGGATGAGTCCGGCTATGGGCCATTAATTGCTGAGCTTAACGGCCAGACTGCGAAAATCCCGGCATGGTGGTATCTGGTACATTCGCTATCGAAAGGGATTACACACGCCGCGATAGCCTCTATTCCCTGTGGTAATGACTTCCGGACACTGCGTTTTGAAGTGCAGCATACGAAATTAATTGATCCTGTAATCAGGCAGGAAGTTCAGGATTTTGCCAGACAGTGTTATGCAAAAGCATATTACAAACTCAAAAACAGTAATCCAAAACTGACAGCGGTAACAGTTGATTCGGTTGGTTGGATTGGATCGAGTTATTTTCTTAATACTGGAGGATATTACGACTATTACACGTCAACAGTACCATTATCTGCATGGCCTTATAATGAAGGGCGTGACAGTGGTTACCCTGATGTTGGCCGAGGGGGGTATCCGACGTGCAAAGATTGGTGGAGCGCGTCAGGGAAGGGGCTGAAAAGTCGTTTATTGGACAGTTTTGATAAACGTACAGTCAATATGATGAAGGCGAAATCTCCGAATAATTGGGAGGAAAGCCTTCTTCGCTGGTTGGTAAGTCCACAGAATATACATATGTCCGGAAGTGGTGATACTTATATGATAGGGAATCAACAAGGACATGGAACGGGTATTGACACCGGTATTAAAGAATTCCTAAGCGGCCTGGGTGCTTTTAGTGCGCAAGCGACGCAGTTACCGGCGTTTGATGCACTTCGACAGGCGTTGCCGATGGTTCATGCTATTTTACTGATGGCTATAGTGATATGCATTCCGCTGGTGATGTTGTTTGGCGCGTATGATCCAAAGGTAGTAGTCACTATTACTTTTGCGATGTTTGCGATAATTTTTGTTCCGTTCTGGTGGGAACTGGGGGGCTGGTTGGACGATAAGCTTATCCAGTTGCTGTACGCTAGCTATAAGGGGTATACCAACAACTTCAATAACTGGATTGCCAGCATCGGCTCGGATGGGTGGATTATGAATCTGGTGCTGGGAGCTATGTATGTGGTACTACCGATGTTCTGGTTTGGTGCTGTGAGTTGGAGTGGTGTGAATATAGGACAGGCGTTGTCTTCAGCAGTCGATAAAGCTAGTCAAGGATCGCAGCAAGCGGGAGCTAAGGGACCCGGTGTGGCTGGTGAGGTCGTTAAAACTGTAGCTACAAAAGGGGCTTCCAAAGCGAAAAAATAA
- a CDS encoding cold shock domain-containing protein, whose protein sequence is MDGVIKWFSEEKGYGFITDKNNKDYYSHVSDINGALLPEKGNNVSFEIEISLKGERARKVIITQKAKNTSSDDRLDFCRCCNKKVFPRMITYQGEPQKTVCPYCARTIKVLKKSSIFDLFIELFDFILSTIAMLFEVIAWIFNLFIGKNK, encoded by the coding sequence ATGGATGGTGTAATAAAATGGTTCAGTGAAGAGAAAGGGTACGGATTCATCACTGACAAGAATAACAAAGACTATTATTCTCATGTCAGTGATATAAACGGTGCCTTGCTCCCTGAAAAAGGAAATAATGTTAGCTTTGAAATTGAAATATCACTAAAAGGCGAGCGAGCAAGGAAGGTAATCATTACCCAAAAGGCTAAGAATACATCATCTGATGATAGATTAGATTTTTGTCGCTGTTGTAATAAAAAAGTTTTCCCACGGATGATTACTTACCAGGGGGAACCACAAAAAACAGTATGTCCATATTGTGCGAGAACAATAAAAGTTTTAAAAAAAAGCAGCATCTTTGATTTATTCATAGAGTTGTTCGATTTTATCCTTTCTACTATTGCTATGTTATTTGAAGTCATTGCATGGATTTTCAATTTATTTATAGGCAAGAATAAATAA
- a CDS encoding integrase domain-containing protein, with the protein MSKLSKQLVTLARQGGGGFKTIADRSKIATRIAERIAKLNIQIRDVKHIKTHHIELYVKSRQAEGISKRTMQNEMAAIRNILTVAGRAKLADPGHEKLSNSALGLSDASRDGTKVAINSERYLAAFAYSEKQDVGVAAAMQVARCFGLRTEEAVQSVKSLKTWQHALSRGDDRVRIVFGTKGGRPRDTTVIDRDKMLNAVNYALKIAAGNDGKLVDKPDLKSAIDRYRNIVRDAGLVGKYAPHSLRYAWAGEAMGYHKSKGMSDDEAKAMVSMDLGHGDGRGRYIERVYNKPDIEE; encoded by the coding sequence ATGTCTAAATTAAGTAAGCAGCTCGTCACGCTGGCAAGGCAGGGCGGCGGTGGGTTTAAAACTATTGCGGATCGTTCAAAGATTGCCACCCGTATAGCGGAAAGGATAGCTAAGTTAAATATTCAGATTCGGGACGTAAAGCATATAAAAACCCATCATATAGAGCTGTATGTGAAGAGTCGCCAGGCTGAAGGGATATCCAAAAGAACAATGCAGAATGAGATGGCCGCAATCAGAAATATTCTGACCGTTGCTGGTCGGGCAAAACTTGCCGATCCTGGTCACGAGAAATTAAGTAATTCAGCTCTCGGATTATCTGATGCCAGTCGTGACGGTACTAAAGTCGCAATTAATAGCGAACGCTATCTCGCAGCGTTCGCTTATTCAGAGAAGCAAGACGTTGGCGTAGCAGCTGCAATGCAGGTTGCTCGTTGTTTTGGTCTGAGGACCGAAGAAGCGGTGCAATCTGTTAAATCACTAAAAACCTGGCAACACGCATTATCGCGTGGTGATGATCGTGTCAGGATCGTATTTGGTACAAAAGGAGGACGCCCAAGAGACACGACAGTTATAGATCGCGATAAAATGCTAAACGCCGTCAATTATGCTTTGAAAATTGCTGCCGGAAATGATGGTAAGTTGGTTGATAAACCGGATCTGAAATCAGCGATTGATCGCTATCGAAATATTGTCAGAGATGCGGGATTAGTGGGGAAATATGCGCCTCATAGTCTGCGATATGCCTGGGCAGGTGAAGCAATGGGATATCATAAAAGTAAAGGTATGAGTGACGATGAGGCAAAAGCAATGGTGTCTATGGATCTGGGACACGGTGATGGTCGCGGACGTTATATTGAGCGTGTCTATAATAAGCCTGATATCGAGGAATAA
- a CDS encoding antirestriction protein has product MDNVTMISMQPVPFGLVLLKYLHTPRRVAPFLAWARRLGDDYEETSRWEARVLSNDGFYLVPNSRLAYGVSVAGNGYEGTMTAEAFGITLSLFALGQIANTTENDSDILLYHALRDYALDHSEAVEIMAAID; this is encoded by the coding sequence ATGGATAACGTCACGATGATCAGTATGCAGCCCGTTCCCTTTGGTCTGGTCCTTCTGAAATATCTGCATACTCCACGTCGCGTGGCTCCGTTTTTAGCGTGGGCCAGGCGTCTGGGTGATGATTATGAAGAAACCAGCAGGTGGGAAGCTCGGGTGTTATCAAACGACGGATTCTATCTTGTCCCCAACTCCCGTCTGGCTTATGGCGTAAGCGTGGCCGGAAATGGCTATGAAGGCACCATGACAGCAGAGGCCTTTGGCATCACGTTGTCGTTGTTTGCCCTCGGACAGATTGCCAATACGACTGAAAATGACAGCGATATCCTGCTCTATCACGCTTTGCGTGATTACGCGTTGGATCACTCAGAAGCGGTCGAGATTATGGCCGCGATAGACTGA
- a CDS encoding ArdC family protein — MTKKTTNRKSAPRQDLFQTVTDKIITALENGTAPWRKAWQTGKEGLPANAITGRNYSGINVMLLWIDAANKGFHSNRWLTFKQALDAGGSVRKGEKSTLVTLFKPFQKEATDNSGQPMFDENGEMVMQDRCFMASFHLFNVEQCENLPDNLYPEIPVLPDVKRIARAEQIVACSGVPVKHRYQDRAYYRPGVDHIMMPEAAQFDSVEDYYSTLLHELVHSTGHVSRLARDGIVSTSRKFGDPVYGFEELIAEMGSAFLCAELGIHGDLQHESYIASWLQMLKEDNRAVFRAARFSREAFEYLVLREQALVA; from the coding sequence ATGACGAAGAAAACTACCAACCGCAAATCTGCCCCACGGCAGGATTTGTTCCAGACCGTAACCGACAAGATTATTACGGCGCTGGAGAACGGTACAGCACCCTGGCGTAAAGCATGGCAAACCGGAAAGGAGGGTTTGCCTGCTAATGCCATAACTGGCCGGAACTACAGCGGTATAAACGTGATGCTGTTATGGATCGATGCTGCCAATAAGGGATTTCATTCAAATCGCTGGCTGACGTTCAAACAGGCACTTGATGCCGGTGGGAGTGTCCGGAAAGGCGAAAAATCGACGCTGGTGACGCTGTTTAAACCGTTCCAGAAAGAGGCTACGGATAACAGCGGCCAGCCGATGTTTGATGAGAACGGCGAGATGGTTATGCAGGATCGCTGCTTTATGGCCAGCTTTCACCTTTTCAACGTTGAGCAGTGTGAAAACCTGCCTGACAACCTTTACCCGGAAATACCGGTTTTGCCCGACGTGAAACGCATTGCCCGGGCAGAGCAGATTGTAGCTTGTAGTGGTGTGCCAGTGAAGCATCGCTATCAGGATCGTGCGTATTACCGCCCGGGAGTTGACCACATTATGATGCCGGAAGCCGCTCAGTTTGATTCGGTGGAAGACTACTACAGTACGCTGTTGCATGAACTGGTGCATTCTACTGGGCATGTTTCTCGGCTGGCGAGAGACGGTATTGTTTCCACTTCGCGGAAGTTTGGCGATCCGGTTTATGGATTTGAAGAGCTGATAGCGGAGATGGGATCGGCCTTTCTGTGTGCTGAGCTTGGCATTCATGGTGACTTGCAACATGAGAGCTATATTGCCTCGTGGCTGCAAATGCTAAAAGAAGATAACCGGGCTGTATTTCGTGCCGCTCGTTTTTCGCGGGAAGCATTTGAATACCTGGTGTTGCGTGAGCAGGCGCTGGTGGCGTAG
- a CDS encoding adhesin biosynthesis transcription regulatory family protein — MSTNKTNNGTIKFEKNRFLIYFFGFFWFFILFCFMSLVLVTKVDCFFSRFGLLLFKKRSGGTYFFVASFFNEKKGGRVEDLSGGYCRHRFSSILSKKNTVIPTTEISEDKFWCIVELCSIRSDKVIKALYDYLVLKHPRSVSCNNNGVSNGYFGSCLARVEHVIQVVNELFSLCKTPENEVN, encoded by the coding sequence TTGTCAACTAATAAAACGAACAATGGCACTATAAAATTTGAAAAAAATAGATTTTTAATCTATTTTTTTGGTTTTTTTTGGTTTTTTATTCTGTTTTGTTTTATGTCTTTGGTCTTAGTAACCAAAGTTGATTGTTTTTTCAGCCGCTTTGGTTTGTTATTATTTAAAAAGAGGTCGGGTGGTACTTATTTTTTTGTTGCTTCTTTTTTTAATGAAAAGAAAGGAGGGAGGGTGGAAGATCTTTCAGGTGGTTATTGTCGACATCGCTTCAGTTCAATTTTATCAAAGAAAAACACAGTCATACCAACAACAGAAATAAGTGAAGATAAATTCTGGTGTATTGTTGAGTTGTGTTCTATTCGTAGCGATAAAGTTATAAAGGCTTTGTATGATTATCTGGTTTTAAAACATCCAAGGAGCGTTAGTTGCAATAATAATGGAGTCAGCAATGGATATTTCGGAAGTTGTCTGGCAAGAGTGGAACATGTTATTCAGGTAGTTAATGAGTTATTCTCTCTCTGCAAAACGCCTGAAAATGAAGTAAATTAA
- a CDS encoding fimbrial protein has product MNKLYLGSLIALVFATATVNAAQQSEVHFFGNVTSVTCDVAVNNGGSMTDVIQLGTVAPNAESQTPTEFSFKPVNPTQCGNLAGKTATITWYGNFDAEGLKNSTGKATDAVVKLTAMNAQNTANTQVTSSNTSIEFDANNANTDGFKFQAKLKGGTTPGDYQGVAAYAITYN; this is encoded by the coding sequence ATGAATAAATTATATCTTGGTTCTCTTATCGCTCTGGTATTCGCGACTGCTACTGTTAACGCAGCACAGCAAAGCGAAGTTCATTTTTTTGGTAACGTTACATCCGTAACCTGCGATGTTGCTGTAAATAATGGCGGTAGCATGACGGATGTTATTCAGCTGGGCACTGTGGCTCCAAATGCAGAAAGCCAGACACCGACGGAATTCTCATTTAAACCCGTTAATCCAACACAGTGTGGTAACCTGGCAGGTAAGACTGCAACCATAACATGGTATGGCAACTTTGATGCCGAAGGCTTGAAAAATAGTACCGGTAAGGCTACCGACGCTGTCGTAAAACTGACAGCAATGAATGCACAAAACACAGCAAACACTCAGGTAACATCTTCTAATACCAGTATTGAATTTGATGCAAATAATGCTAATACGGATGGTTTTAAATTCCAGGCAAAATTGAAAGGTGGAACTACCCCTGGCGATTATCAGGGCGTTGCTGCCTACGCAATAACTTATAACTAA
- the pefC gene encoding PefC/AfrB family outer membrane usher protein — protein MSLSRLPKISLLAMSIYTHLGYATDLNLDFIQGTSIIPSILKSDYAYPQGQYSVDVFVNNEKTGTAELNITPADEKNNMLCFSPEWINSAGVMLDASKYDDVYNREKNCYELAKKNHTQVVFDYSAQKLLLDIPQAYLLSKSDPSRWDYGVTGGRLKYYANFNKTTNDKLNAFGNFDLGFNVGRWVLSSNINVSRSGGETEFTSSDMTLSTAISQIQGDLLLGKSQTQTELFSDFNFYGVSVRSNSNMRPWEARGYAPDISGIASGPSRVTVTQNGYTIYSRMVPAGPYRLDDLRPTGNGDLVVTLEDDNGHKTVQVYPVTTLPTLLRPGDFQYDFAMGKKNQSNELNKAFSSDTGLFWLGSVDYGFSSATLNSAILLNNRYQSAGIGVTKPFGELGALSLSAQTAKARYNNGDEKKGQNVSVKYAKNFTDRTDLQLLTYRYQDKGYVDYAEFDPHRTFIHGNQKSRYEARLSHRFDTTYLSGAWWHQNYWDRDGSDTGATLSLSTSAFDSVSVFLNGSYNRYANTDKADYSASVSVSIPFDFRGIQHYASNSVGYNRSNGSTFNTSISASVNDRVNYNLNADISSRGQRGTSASASYAFDAVQTNIGVSQTHSRQGDGQTSFSGGISGSVLGTRETGPLFTKESSDTVAIVSVPGVSGIKFNNSMPTDRNGNTVVWLSGYAENSININMENVPDDMDFSTTSYKVVPTEKAMVYRKFGFENVLRYILRVKDKQGKYLTGGEATTEQGLNAGFISTNGVLLMNMLTEPEKIRIDMGNGMQCHFSMKGLQANTNKVQEIRCE, from the coding sequence ATGAGCTTATCGCGACTACCAAAGATTTCTTTGTTAGCGATGAGTATTTATACGCATCTCGGATATGCTACGGACTTAAATCTGGATTTTATCCAGGGGACCAGCATAATTCCTTCGATTCTAAAATCTGATTATGCTTATCCTCAGGGACAATACAGTGTGGATGTATTTGTTAACAATGAAAAAACCGGTACGGCTGAGTTAAACATTACACCGGCAGATGAAAAAAACAATATGCTCTGTTTCTCTCCGGAATGGATAAACAGTGCAGGTGTAATGCTGGATGCCAGTAAATATGATGATGTTTATAACAGAGAAAAAAACTGTTATGAGCTGGCTAAAAAAAATCATACACAGGTAGTTTTTGATTACAGTGCGCAGAAACTGCTGCTTGATATTCCCCAGGCTTATCTGCTCAGTAAAAGTGACCCGTCACGATGGGATTACGGTGTTACCGGAGGACGGCTGAAGTATTATGCTAACTTCAATAAAACAACAAATGACAAATTAAATGCCTTCGGAAATTTTGACCTTGGTTTCAATGTCGGGCGATGGGTATTATCCAGTAATATTAACGTATCCCGCTCAGGAGGAGAAACAGAATTCACCTCCAGTGATATGACATTGTCCACGGCAATCAGTCAAATCCAGGGGGATTTATTACTGGGAAAATCGCAAACTCAGACAGAGTTATTTTCTGATTTTAATTTTTATGGCGTATCAGTTCGCTCTAACAGTAACATGCGCCCGTGGGAGGCACGCGGATATGCACCGGATATTTCGGGGATCGCTTCAGGCCCGTCACGGGTAACTGTGACCCAGAACGGCTATACGATTTATTCCCGCATGGTTCCGGCAGGCCCTTATCGTCTTGATGACCTTCGGCCAACCGGAAATGGCGATCTGGTTGTAACGTTAGAGGATGATAACGGGCATAAGACGGTTCAGGTTTATCCGGTCACTACTCTGCCGACGTTGTTAAGGCCAGGTGATTTCCAGTACGACTTTGCCATGGGTAAGAAAAATCAAAGTAATGAACTGAATAAGGCGTTCTCGTCGGATACCGGACTCTTCTGGCTGGGCAGTGTTGACTATGGTTTTTCCAGCGCAACGCTGAATTCGGCAATACTGTTAAACAATCGCTATCAGTCGGCAGGGATTGGCGTAACGAAACCGTTTGGTGAGCTGGGGGCGTTATCCCTGAGTGCCCAGACAGCTAAAGCCCGCTATAACAATGGGGATGAAAAGAAAGGCCAGAACGTCAGTGTCAAGTATGCCAAAAACTTTACAGACAGAACAGACCTGCAGCTTCTGACATATCGTTATCAGGACAAAGGGTATGTGGATTATGCAGAATTTGATCCCCATCGCACTTTTATTCACGGTAATCAGAAATCACGGTATGAGGCGCGTCTGTCTCATCGGTTTGATACGACTTATCTGAGTGGAGCGTGGTGGCACCAGAATTACTGGGACAGAGACGGGAGTGATACCGGGGCGACCTTGTCGCTGAGCACTTCAGCTTTTGATTCGGTATCTGTGTTCCTGAACGGTTCATATAACCGTTACGCAAATACTGATAAAGCGGATTATTCAGCGTCGGTGAGTGTCAGCATACCTTTTGACTTCAGAGGGATACAGCATTACGCCAGTAACAGTGTGGGATATAACCGGAGCAATGGTTCAACGTTCAATACAAGCATTTCAGCTTCAGTGAATGATCGCGTTAACTATAACCTCAATGCGGATATCAGTTCCCGTGGTCAGCGGGGCACATCGGCATCGGCCAGCTATGCGTTTGACGCTGTTCAGACAAATATTGGAGTATCGCAGACACATTCGCGCCAGGGTGACGGACAGACCAGCTTCTCCGGGGGCATCTCCGGCTCTGTGTTAGGGACCCGCGAAACCGGACCTCTCTTTACAAAAGAGTCTTCCGATACTGTCGCTATTGTCAGCGTACCGGGTGTCAGTGGAATCAAGTTCAACAACTCCATGCCCACTGACCGAAATGGTAACACTGTAGTGTGGTTGTCCGGGTATGCAGAAAACAGCATTAACATTAACATGGAAAACGTCCCTGACGACATGGATTTCAGCACGACATCCTACAAAGTGGTTCCGACTGAAAAGGCGATGGTTTACCGAAAATTTGGTTTTGAGAACGTACTTCGTTACATCCTGCGTGTGAAGGATAAGCAGGGTAAATACCTTACAGGTGGTGAAGCCACCACAGAACAGGGACTGAATGCCGGGTTTATATCCACAAACGGTGTTCTGCTAATGAATATGCTGACTGAACCAGAAAAGATCCGCATTGATATGGGAAATGGAATGCAGTGTCATTTTTCCATGAAAGGTTTACAGGCTAACACCAATAAAGTTCAGGAGATTCGTTGTGAATAA